A window of Amycolatopsis australiensis contains these coding sequences:
- a CDS encoding ArsR/SmtB family transcription factor yields the protein MAELPPRKRIEDVELLRALAHPLRSALLNHLTAVGPRTASECAEAVGSTASNCSWHLRQLAQYGLVERAEGEDGRERPWRARQVGLEIGRFADDPARRAAQLGVVGASLGHEQELTQRYLDSLDDLDPAWVAASGLASYTLRVTPEELTRLSDAIDALVRPYVGAIRPDAPANARPVHVSLRAFPRIEHSGKAEA from the coding sequence ATGGCCGAGCTGCCGCCGCGGAAGCGCATCGAGGACGTCGAGCTGCTGCGCGCCCTGGCGCACCCGCTGCGCTCGGCGCTGCTGAACCACCTCACGGCGGTCGGGCCGCGCACCGCCAGCGAGTGCGCCGAAGCGGTCGGCTCGACCGCGTCCAACTGCAGCTGGCACCTGCGGCAACTGGCGCAGTACGGCCTGGTCGAGCGGGCCGAGGGCGAGGACGGCCGCGAGCGGCCCTGGCGGGCCCGGCAGGTCGGGCTGGAGATCGGCCGGTTCGCCGACGACCCGGCCCGCCGGGCCGCCCAGCTCGGTGTGGTCGGCGCGAGCCTGGGCCACGAGCAGGAGCTGACGCAGCGGTACCTGGACTCGCTCGACGACCTCGATCCGGCCTGGGTCGCGGCGTCCGGGCTCGCGAGCTACACGCTGCGTGTCACGCCGGAGGAGCTGACCCGGCTGAGCGACGCGATCGACGCACTGGTCCGGCCCTATGTCGGCGCCATCCGGCCGGACGCGCCGGCGAACGCGCGGCCCGTGCACGTCAGCCTGCGCGCCTTCCCGCGCATCGAGCATTCGGGGAAGGCGGAGGCGTGA
- a CDS encoding MFS transporter, with product MKRLLGVPGFARLWVAAFFGETAEWMLQVALPVYVFQRTGSAATTALSIVLGLLPAVLLSPLAGVVADRWNRRAVLFGVCCGLALVALPLLAEPAVVVVYAVMAAQAALASVFEPARNALVPELVGVEEVTGANGLMSVNGSVARLAGGWAGGALLGSGGLADVITGYLAVLAVAAALLAKPFRRAGGSAPAAARQPVVRAWLDGLRELTHNRRLWRTGFALACTSLAQGMFLVLFVVYVLDVLGGSEADAGLLRGVQAIGGLAAGFALATVARRAAPAALLGWGSVVLGLLSAVIWNLAFVTTALGLYVGLFVLAGAPGVVVGAGVLSEIQSAAAPERAGRVLSTTFAAAATFTTAGALLAGTLVAVTGPAALLDVQAGVYVFAGVLVLVPKRRFGESSRAPVATVEGCRTSSPPATST from the coding sequence GTGAAGCGGCTGCTGGGGGTGCCCGGGTTCGCGCGGTTGTGGGTGGCCGCGTTCTTCGGCGAGACGGCCGAGTGGATGCTGCAGGTGGCGTTGCCGGTCTACGTCTTCCAGCGCACCGGCTCCGCCGCGACGACGGCACTGAGCATCGTGCTCGGCCTGCTGCCCGCCGTGTTGCTGAGCCCGCTCGCGGGTGTCGTCGCCGACCGCTGGAACCGGCGCGCGGTGCTGTTCGGCGTCTGCTGCGGGCTGGCGCTCGTCGCGCTGCCGCTGCTGGCCGAGCCGGCCGTCGTCGTGGTGTACGCCGTGATGGCCGCGCAGGCGGCCCTCGCGTCGGTGTTCGAACCGGCGCGCAACGCGCTGGTCCCGGAGCTGGTCGGCGTCGAGGAGGTCACCGGCGCGAACGGGCTGATGAGCGTGAACGGCAGCGTCGCCCGGCTGGCCGGCGGCTGGGCCGGGGGTGCTCTGCTCGGCTCCGGCGGGCTCGCCGACGTCATCACCGGTTACCTGGCCGTCCTCGCGGTGGCGGCCGCGCTGCTGGCCAAGCCGTTCCGCCGGGCCGGCGGGTCCGCGCCGGCCGCAGCGCGCCAGCCGGTGGTGCGCGCCTGGCTGGACGGGCTGCGCGAGCTGACGCACAACCGCCGGTTGTGGCGTACCGGGTTCGCGCTCGCGTGCACGTCCCTGGCGCAGGGCATGTTCCTCGTGCTCTTCGTGGTCTACGTCCTCGACGTGCTCGGCGGCAGCGAAGCCGACGCGGGGCTGTTGCGCGGGGTCCAGGCGATCGGCGGCCTGGCGGCCGGGTTCGCGCTGGCCACCGTGGCGCGGCGGGCCGCGCCGGCGGCGTTGCTCGGCTGGGGCTCGGTGGTGCTGGGCCTGCTGTCGGCCGTGATCTGGAACCTGGCGTTCGTGACGACCGCGCTCGGCCTGTACGTCGGGCTGTTCGTGCTGGCCGGCGCCCCGGGTGTCGTGGTCGGCGCCGGCGTGCTGTCGGAGATCCAGAGCGCGGCCGCGCCCGAGCGGGCCGGGCGCGTGCTGAGCACGACGTTCGCCGCCGCCGCCACGTTCACCACCGCCGGCGCGCTGCTGGCCGGGACGCTGGTCGCGGTGACCGGGCCGGCGGCGCTGCTGGACGTCCAAGCCGGGGTGTACGTCTTCGCCGGGGTGCTCGTGCTCGTCCCGAAGCGCAGGTTTGGCGAATCTTCCCGCGCTCCGGTGGCTACGGTGGAGGGGTGCCGCACCTCTTCGCCACCAGCGACCTCCACGTGA
- a CDS encoding metallophosphoesterase family protein → MPHLFATSDLHVTHEGNGPILASVVPETPQDWLLVAGDVAERAEATIGTLKTLRDRFAKVVWVPGNHELWTTHGDPCQLRGQARYEYLVEECRKIGVLTPEDEFPVWPHGSRPLTVAPLFLLYDYSWRTPEAAGKPLEEALGQARAAGVVCTDEYFLHPDPYPSRQAWCEARLKISTERLDAIPEDHGTILMSHWPLHRHPTAPLYWPEFALWCGTTKTEDWHLRYRAEIAVYGHLHIPRTTEADGVRFEEVSLGYPREWRKRARGAVPMRRILWPS, encoded by the coding sequence GTGCCGCACCTCTTCGCCACCAGCGACCTCCACGTGACCCACGAGGGCAACGGCCCGATCCTCGCCTCCGTCGTCCCCGAGACTCCGCAGGACTGGCTGCTCGTCGCCGGCGACGTGGCCGAGCGGGCCGAGGCGACGATCGGGACGCTGAAGACCCTCCGCGACCGGTTCGCGAAGGTCGTGTGGGTGCCCGGCAACCACGAGCTGTGGACGACCCACGGCGACCCGTGCCAGCTCCGTGGCCAGGCCCGGTACGAGTACCTCGTCGAGGAGTGCCGGAAGATCGGCGTCCTGACCCCGGAAGACGAGTTCCCGGTGTGGCCGCACGGGTCCCGCCCGCTGACCGTCGCGCCGCTGTTCCTGCTCTACGACTACAGCTGGCGGACGCCGGAGGCGGCGGGCAAGCCGCTGGAGGAGGCGCTGGGCCAGGCCCGGGCCGCCGGCGTCGTCTGCACCGACGAGTACTTCCTGCACCCGGACCCGTACCCGAGCCGCCAGGCGTGGTGCGAAGCCCGGCTCAAGATCAGCACCGAGCGCCTCGACGCGATTCCCGAGGACCACGGCACGATCCTCATGTCGCACTGGCCGCTGCACCGCCACCCGACGGCGCCGCTGTACTGGCCGGAGTTCGCGCTCTGGTGCGGCACCACGAAGACCGAGGACTGGCACCTGCGCTACCGCGCGGAGATCGCGGTGTACGGCCACCTGCACATCCCGCGGACGACGGAGGCCGACGGCGTCCGGTTCGAGGAGGTCTCGCTGGGCTACCCGCGCGAGTGGCGCAAGCGGGCGCGCGGCGCGGTGCCGATGCGCCGCATCCTGTGGCCGTCATGA
- a CDS encoding CGNR zinc finger domain-containing protein — MPEEFRLDMGAPWLNLLATRGRHFGSRPVERIPTVARWRDWLARSELTPPAPVTEQDLDAARELREALRPLALGAVDGVAPTAEQVRALTAFLAAEPVRLSALDRLHRSPPPTSAAALARLAHQAADWLTGPLRHDLRACPEQDCRGVFADPGGRRRWCPAPACASRGRVRALRERRRAGS, encoded by the coding sequence GTGCCCGAAGAATTCCGCCTCGACATGGGGGCGCCCTGGCTGAACCTGCTCGCCACCCGCGGCCGTCACTTCGGCTCGCGGCCGGTGGAGCGGATCCCGACCGTGGCGCGGTGGCGCGACTGGCTGGCGCGGTCGGAGCTGACGCCGCCGGCCCCGGTCACGGAGCAGGACCTCGACGCGGCCCGCGAACTGCGCGAAGCCCTGCGGCCGCTGGCGCTGGGCGCGGTCGACGGTGTCGCGCCGACCGCGGAGCAGGTGCGGGCGCTGACCGCGTTCCTCGCCGCCGAGCCGGTGCGCCTGAGCGCGCTCGACCGGCTGCACCGCAGCCCCCCGCCGACCTCGGCGGCGGCGCTGGCCCGGCTGGCCCACCAGGCGGCGGACTGGCTCACCGGCCCGTTGCGGCACGATCTGCGGGCCTGCCCGGAGCAGGACTGCCGGGGCGTGTTCGCCGACCCGGGCGGCCGGCGGCGGTGGTGTCCCGCCCCCGCGTGCGCCAGCCGCGGCCGGGTGCGCGCGCTCAGGGAGCGGCGGCGCGCCGGATCATGA
- a CDS encoding phosphotriesterase family protein: MTGEPKVRTLLGDIEPARLGVTDSHDHLFFASKLLPGEELDDPGAALDQLVRFKAAGGGTLVQWTPYGLGRRTGELARLSRETGIHIVAATGLHRAAHYSPAVLGAVADDLVRIFVADLTEGTGPAELPEDLRARQRAGLIKVAGGFHTIDAHARTTLTAAAVAQEETGAPIAVHLELGTAGLEAAELLCGTLGVPADRVILGHLNRNPDLRVLRAIAGTGVFLAFDAPSRANHATDWRLTDCLEALVEAGHGDQLLLGGDTTTATARREVGVPYLLETLAPRLAKFLGDDVVTAMLVANPARAFATSWSR; encoded by the coding sequence GTGACTGGGGAACCGAAAGTGCGGACGCTGCTGGGCGACATCGAGCCCGCCCGGCTGGGCGTCACCGACTCACACGACCACCTCTTCTTCGCCTCGAAACTGCTGCCCGGCGAGGAGCTCGACGACCCCGGCGCGGCGCTGGACCAGCTCGTCCGGTTCAAGGCCGCCGGTGGCGGCACGCTGGTGCAGTGGACGCCGTACGGGCTCGGGCGCCGGACCGGGGAGCTGGCCCGGCTGTCCCGCGAAACCGGCATCCACATCGTCGCGGCCACCGGCCTGCACCGGGCCGCGCACTACTCGCCTGCCGTGCTCGGCGCGGTCGCCGACGACCTCGTCCGGATCTTCGTCGCGGACCTGACCGAGGGCACCGGGCCCGCCGAGCTGCCCGAAGACCTGCGGGCCCGGCAGCGGGCCGGCCTGATCAAGGTCGCCGGCGGCTTCCACACGATCGACGCGCACGCCCGGACGACGCTGACCGCCGCCGCGGTGGCGCAGGAGGAGACCGGAGCGCCGATCGCCGTCCACCTCGAGCTGGGCACCGCCGGGCTCGAAGCCGCCGAGCTGCTGTGCGGGACCCTGGGCGTCCCGGCCGATCGGGTGATTCTCGGGCACCTCAACCGCAACCCCGACCTGCGGGTCCTGCGCGCCATCGCCGGGACCGGCGTGTTCCTGGCCTTCGACGCGCCGTCGCGGGCCAACCACGCGACGGACTGGCGCCTGACCGACTGCCTGGAAGCGCTCGTCGAGGCCGGCCACGGCGATCAGCTGCTGCTCGGCGGCGACACGACGACCGCCACGGCCCGGCGCGAGGTGGGCGTGCCCTACCTGCTCGAAACCCTGGCGCCGCGGCTGGCGAAGTTCCTCGGCGACGACGTGGTCACGGCGATGCTGGTGGCGAACCCCGCACGGGCGTTCGCCACCAGCTGGTCCCGCTAG
- a CDS encoding PAC2 family protein, whose product MSEPVDETPRPPGGRPEPTRPLMVVAFEGWNDAGDAASRAVEHLQLNWDATPLAELEPDDYYDFQVSRPTVRMVDGVTRRVDWPTTRLSVCRPDGFDRDVVLVQGPEPNMRWRAFCAELLEHIQQLDVATVVTLGALLADTAHTRPVPVTGTAYDKDTASLYGLDLNNYQGPTGIVGILQDYCVQAGIPAVSIWAAVPHYVSHPPSPKATLALLHKLEDILDVEIPLGALPEQAEEWQRTVSEMADEDEEISEYVRSLEERGDAQIEVAEQDVSGDKIAAEFERYLRRRGRGGGQEGFGLR is encoded by the coding sequence GTGAGTGAGCCCGTCGACGAGACCCCGCGGCCGCCCGGCGGCCGCCCCGAACCGACCCGACCGTTGATGGTCGTCGCCTTCGAAGGCTGGAACGACGCAGGTGACGCGGCCAGCCGGGCGGTCGAGCACCTGCAGCTCAACTGGGACGCCACGCCGCTGGCGGAACTGGAGCCCGACGACTACTACGACTTCCAGGTCAGCCGCCCGACCGTCCGCATGGTGGACGGCGTCACTCGACGGGTGGACTGGCCGACGACCCGGCTGTCGGTGTGCCGTCCCGACGGCTTCGACCGCGACGTCGTGCTCGTGCAGGGGCCCGAGCCGAACATGCGCTGGCGGGCGTTCTGCGCCGAGCTGCTGGAGCACATCCAGCAGCTCGACGTCGCGACCGTGGTGACGCTGGGTGCGCTGCTGGCCGACACGGCCCACACCCGGCCGGTCCCGGTCACCGGGACGGCCTACGACAAGGACACCGCCTCGCTCTACGGGCTGGACCTCAACAACTACCAGGGCCCCACCGGCATCGTCGGGATCCTGCAGGACTACTGCGTGCAGGCGGGCATCCCGGCCGTGTCGATCTGGGCGGCGGTGCCGCACTACGTGTCGCACCCGCCGTCCCCGAAGGCGACGCTGGCGCTGCTGCACAAGCTGGAGGACATCCTCGACGTCGAGATCCCGCTGGGCGCGCTGCCCGAGCAGGCCGAGGAGTGGCAGCGCACGGTCAGCGAGATGGCCGACGAGGACGAGGAGATCAGCGAGTACGTCCGCAGCCTCGAAGAGCGCGGGGACGCCCAGATCGAGGTCGCGGAGCAGGACGTCAGCGGCGACAAGATCGCCGCCGAGTTCGAGCGCTACCTGCGCCGCCGCGGCCGAGGCGGCGGACAGGAAGGCTTCGGCCTGCGCTGA
- the metH gene encoding methionine synthase, translating to MSDRLSSPFLEALRSRVLVADGAMGTALQAHDLSLDDFGGLEGCNEILNVTRPDVVRTVHRGYLEAGADAVETNTFGANFANFAEYGITGRIFELAEAGARLARESADEFATPDRPRFVLGSVGPGTKLPTLGHAPFATLRDAYREEVRGLLAGGVDAVIVETTQDILQTKASIIGAKRAMAAEGRSVPILASITVETTGTMLLGTEVGAALAALEPLGIDVIGLNCATGPAEMSEHLRQLAKHARVPLSVMPNAGLPELGPDGAVYPLGPEALVEALTGFVREFGVGLVGGCCGTTGEHIRQLAAAVSGTKPVPRRPRPEPGVSSLYQAVPFKQDASVLMIGERTNANGSKAFRTAMLEGRWDDCVEIAREQTRDGAHLLDLCVDYVGRDGTADMAELAGRLATASTLPIMLDSTEVAVLEAGLQRLGGRCAVNSVNYEDGAGPGSRFAKVMELVSEYGAAVVALTIDEEGQARTARKKADIATRLIEDITGNWGLRPSDVIIDALTFTIATGQEESRRDGVETIEAIREIKRRHPDVQTTLGLSNISFGLNPAARQVLNSVFLHECVQAGLDTAIVHASKILPTARIPDDQRAVALDLIYDRRRDGYDPLQELMALFEGVSAASSKASRAEELAALPLFERLERRIVDGERNGLAGDLDAALEQRPALEIINDTLLSGMKTVGELFGSGQMQLPFVLQSAEVMKAAVAHLEPHMEKEDDAGKGRIVLATVRGDVHDIGKNLVDIILSNNGYEVVNLGIKQPISAILDAAEEHGADAIGMSGLLVKSTVIMKENLQEMNSRGVWARWPVLLGGAALTRSYVENDLTELYLGDVRYARDAFEGLRLMDAIMAAKRGESPLVDAEAEKKRRERRERRERSLRIAEARKARKAEAEAQEGPPPARSDVATDVPLPSPPFWGSRVVKGVPVADYAAMLDERATFMGQWGLKGARGGAGPTYDELVETEGRPRLRYWLDRLTADGVLAHAAVVYGYFPCYAEGDDLVVLTEPEPDAPERLRFTFPRQRRDRRLCLADFYRPKEAGEVDVVPFTVVTMGRPIADYANELFAADAYRDYLEVHGLGVQLTEALAEYWHCRIRQELTFPGGVAVASEDPDDVEEFFKLGYRGARFSLGYGACPDLEDRAKIVALLEPGRIGVKLSEEYQLHPEQSTDAIVCHHPEAKYFNT from the coding sequence ATGTCCGACCGCCTGTCGTCACCGTTCCTCGAGGCTCTCCGCTCGCGCGTCCTGGTCGCCGACGGGGCCATGGGCACCGCGCTGCAGGCCCACGACCTGAGCCTGGACGACTTCGGCGGCCTCGAAGGCTGCAACGAGATCCTCAACGTCACCCGCCCGGACGTGGTCCGCACCGTCCACCGGGGCTACCTGGAGGCCGGCGCGGACGCCGTCGAGACCAACACTTTCGGGGCCAATTTCGCCAACTTCGCCGAGTACGGCATCACCGGCCGGATCTTCGAGCTGGCCGAAGCCGGCGCGCGGCTGGCCCGCGAGAGCGCCGACGAGTTCGCGACGCCGGACCGCCCGCGGTTCGTCCTCGGCTCGGTCGGCCCGGGCACCAAGCTGCCGACGCTCGGCCACGCGCCGTTCGCCACGCTGCGTGACGCCTACCGCGAGGAGGTCCGCGGCCTGCTGGCCGGCGGCGTCGACGCGGTGATCGTCGAGACCACGCAGGACATCCTCCAGACGAAGGCGTCGATCATCGGCGCGAAGCGGGCGATGGCCGCCGAAGGCCGGTCCGTGCCGATCCTCGCTTCGATCACCGTCGAAACCACCGGCACCATGCTGCTCGGCACCGAGGTCGGCGCGGCGCTGGCCGCGCTGGAGCCGCTCGGCATCGACGTCATCGGGCTCAACTGCGCCACCGGCCCGGCCGAGATGAGCGAGCACCTGCGGCAGCTCGCCAAGCACGCCCGGGTGCCGCTGTCGGTCATGCCGAACGCCGGCCTGCCGGAGCTCGGCCCGGACGGCGCGGTGTACCCGCTCGGCCCGGAAGCGCTGGTCGAGGCGCTCACCGGGTTCGTGCGCGAGTTCGGCGTCGGCCTGGTCGGCGGCTGCTGCGGGACGACCGGCGAGCACATCCGGCAGCTCGCCGCCGCCGTCTCCGGGACGAAGCCGGTGCCCCGGCGGCCACGGCCGGAGCCCGGCGTGTCGTCGCTCTACCAGGCGGTGCCGTTCAAGCAGGACGCCAGCGTGCTGATGATCGGCGAGCGGACCAACGCCAACGGCTCGAAGGCCTTCCGGACGGCGATGCTCGAGGGCCGCTGGGACGACTGCGTCGAGATCGCCCGCGAGCAGACCCGCGACGGCGCGCACCTGCTGGACCTCTGCGTCGACTACGTCGGCCGCGACGGCACCGCGGACATGGCCGAGCTGGCCGGGCGGCTGGCCACGGCGTCCACCCTGCCGATCATGCTCGACTCCACCGAGGTCGCCGTGCTGGAGGCCGGGCTGCAGCGGCTCGGCGGCCGCTGCGCGGTCAACTCCGTCAACTACGAGGACGGCGCCGGGCCCGGGTCCCGCTTCGCCAAGGTCATGGAGCTGGTCAGCGAGTACGGCGCCGCCGTCGTCGCGCTGACCATCGACGAAGAAGGCCAGGCGCGGACCGCGCGGAAGAAGGCCGACATCGCGACCCGGCTGATCGAGGACATCACCGGCAACTGGGGCCTGCGGCCGTCGGACGTCATCATCGACGCGCTGACCTTCACCATCGCCACCGGCCAGGAGGAGTCGCGCCGCGACGGCGTCGAGACGATCGAGGCGATCCGCGAGATCAAGCGCCGCCACCCCGATGTCCAGACCACGCTCGGCCTGTCGAACATCTCGTTCGGGCTCAACCCGGCCGCCCGGCAGGTGCTGAACTCGGTGTTCCTGCACGAGTGCGTCCAGGCCGGGCTGGACACCGCGATCGTGCACGCGTCGAAGATCCTGCCGACGGCGCGGATCCCCGACGACCAGCGCGCGGTGGCCCTCGACCTGATCTACGACCGGCGCCGGGACGGGTACGACCCGCTGCAGGAGCTGATGGCGCTGTTCGAGGGCGTGAGCGCGGCGTCGTCCAAGGCGTCGCGGGCCGAAGAGCTGGCCGCGCTGCCGCTGTTCGAGCGCCTGGAGCGCCGGATCGTGGACGGCGAACGCAACGGCCTCGCCGGCGACCTCGACGCGGCACTGGAGCAGCGGCCCGCCCTGGAGATCATCAACGACACGCTGCTGTCGGGCATGAAGACCGTGGGCGAGCTGTTCGGCTCCGGGCAGATGCAGCTGCCGTTCGTGCTGCAGTCCGCCGAGGTGATGAAGGCCGCCGTCGCCCACCTCGAGCCGCACATGGAGAAGGAGGACGACGCCGGCAAGGGCCGGATCGTGCTGGCCACCGTCCGCGGCGACGTCCACGACATCGGCAAGAACCTCGTGGACATCATCCTGTCCAACAACGGCTACGAGGTGGTCAACCTCGGCATCAAGCAGCCCATCTCGGCCATCCTGGACGCGGCGGAGGAGCACGGCGCCGACGCGATCGGCATGTCCGGGCTGCTGGTCAAGTCCACGGTGATCATGAAGGAGAACCTCCAGGAGATGAACTCCCGGGGCGTCTGGGCGCGCTGGCCGGTGCTGCTCGGCGGCGCGGCGCTGACCCGGTCCTATGTGGAGAACGACCTGACCGAGCTGTACCTCGGCGACGTCCGCTACGCGCGGGACGCCTTCGAGGGCCTGCGGCTGATGGACGCGATCATGGCCGCCAAGCGCGGCGAATCGCCGCTGGTGGACGCCGAGGCGGAGAAGAAACGCCGGGAGCGCAGGGAACGCCGCGAGCGTTCGCTGCGGATCGCCGAGGCGCGCAAGGCTCGCAAGGCCGAAGCGGAAGCGCAGGAAGGGCCGCCGCCCGCGCGGTCGGACGTGGCCACCGACGTCCCGCTGCCGTCGCCGCCGTTCTGGGGCTCGCGGGTGGTCAAGGGCGTGCCGGTCGCCGACTACGCCGCGATGCTCGACGAACGCGCGACCTTCATGGGCCAGTGGGGGCTCAAGGGCGCCCGCGGCGGCGCCGGGCCGACGTACGACGAACTGGTCGAGACCGAAGGACGGCCGCGGCTGCGGTACTGGCTCGACCGGCTGACCGCCGACGGCGTCCTGGCCCACGCGGCCGTCGTCTACGGCTACTTCCCGTGCTACGCCGAGGGCGACGACCTCGTCGTGCTCACCGAGCCCGAGCCGGACGCACCCGAGCGGCTGCGGTTCACCTTCCCGCGGCAGCGGCGCGACCGCCGCCTCTGCCTGGCCGACTTCTACCGGCCGAAGGAAGCGGGCGAGGTCGACGTCGTCCCGTTCACGGTCGTCACCATGGGCCGGCCGATCGCCGACTACGCGAACGAGCTGTTCGCCGCCGACGCCTACCGCGACTACCTGGAGGTCCACGGCCTCGGCGTCCAGCTCACCGAGGCGCTGGCCGAGTACTGGCACTGCCGGATCCGGCAGGAGCTGACCTTTCCCGGCGGTGTGGCGGTCGCCTCAGAGGACCCCGACGACGTCGAGGAGTTCTTCAAGCTCGGCTACCGTGGGGCGAGGTTCTCCCTGGGCTACGGCGCCTGTCCCGACCTCGAAGACCGGGCGAAGATCGTCGCCCTCCTCGAGCCGGGCCGCATCGGCGTGAAGCTGTCCGAGGAGTACCAGCTGCACCCCGAGCAGTCGACCGACGCGATCGTCTGCCACCACCCCGAAGCCAAGTACTTCAACACCTGA
- a CDS encoding HAD family hydrolase, whose amino-acid sequence MDGTLVDSEKLWDVALYETAEWLGGKLSEEQRMTLVGSNMDDTSACLLEVAGLPVTPEAIASTGAEIRRRTAGLFDDELPWRPGAREALTAVREAGLRSALVTSTERDLTELALNTIGRDFFDVTVCGDEVEGLNKPHPRPYLKAAELLGVSPERCVAVEDSPPGTASAVAAGCTVLVVPNDVEVEPGERRVFRDSLVGIDVPALAALLG is encoded by the coding sequence ATGGACGGCACGCTCGTCGATTCCGAGAAGCTGTGGGACGTCGCCCTCTACGAGACGGCGGAGTGGCTCGGCGGCAAGCTCTCCGAAGAGCAGCGGATGACGCTCGTCGGGTCCAACATGGACGACACCTCGGCCTGCCTGCTCGAGGTCGCCGGCCTTCCGGTGACGCCCGAGGCGATCGCGTCGACCGGGGCGGAGATCCGCCGCCGCACGGCCGGGCTGTTCGACGACGAGCTGCCGTGGCGCCCCGGCGCGCGGGAGGCGCTGACGGCGGTGCGCGAGGCCGGCCTGCGCTCGGCGCTCGTCACCTCGACCGAGCGCGACCTGACCGAGCTGGCGCTGAACACGATCGGCCGGGACTTCTTCGACGTCACGGTGTGCGGCGACGAGGTCGAGGGGCTCAACAAGCCGCACCCGCGCCCGTACCTGAAGGCGGCCGAGCTGCTGGGCGTGTCGCCGGAGCGGTGCGTGGCCGTCGAGGACTCGCCGCCGGGCACGGCCTCCGCCGTCGCGGCGGGCTGCACGGTGCTGGTCGTCCCCAACGACGTCGAGGTCGAGCCGGGGGAGCGGCGCGTGTTCCGCGACTCGCTGGTCGGCATCGACGTGCCGGCGCTGGCGGCGTTGCTGGGCTGA
- a CDS encoding AlkA N-terminal domain-containing protein: MHEDFERCVRAVQAKDARFDGWFYTAVLTTKIYCRPSCPVVPPKPRNMSFYPSAAAAQQAGFRACKRCRPDASPGSPLWNERADLVARAMRLIADGVVDTEGVHGLAARLGYSVRQVQRQVFAELGAGPLALARAQRAQTARTLIETTALPMTELALAAGFGSIRAFNDTVREVFALTPSELRQRAKGTPSAAAGAIVLRLPYRKPLCPDNLFGHLVATGVPGVEEWRDGAYRRTLRLPHGHGVVALRPEDGHIACRLNLTDLRDLPAATSRCRRLLDLDADPVAVDDQLATDPLLAPLVAAAPGRRVPRTVDGAEFAVRAVLGQQVSTAAARTHAARLVVAHGEPVDDPEGGLTHLFPSPEALASLDPETLAMPRSRRRTLLALVSALTDGLDLGAGSDWEAARAALTALPGFGPWTVESIAMRALGDPDAFLPTDLGIKYAAETLGLGGPAAVVARSGAWRPWRAYATQHLWATGDHAINRMPAA, translated from the coding sequence GTGCATGAAGACTTCGAGCGGTGCGTGCGGGCCGTGCAGGCGAAGGACGCCCGGTTCGACGGTTGGTTCTACACGGCGGTCCTGACGACGAAGATCTACTGCCGGCCCAGCTGCCCGGTGGTCCCGCCGAAGCCGCGGAACATGAGCTTCTACCCGAGCGCGGCGGCCGCGCAGCAGGCCGGGTTCCGGGCGTGCAAGCGCTGCCGTCCCGACGCCAGCCCCGGCTCGCCGCTGTGGAACGAGCGCGCCGACCTGGTGGCGCGGGCAATGCGGCTGATCGCCGACGGGGTCGTCGACACCGAAGGCGTCCACGGCCTCGCCGCCCGCCTCGGCTACAGCGTCCGGCAGGTCCAGCGCCAGGTCTTCGCCGAACTCGGCGCCGGACCGCTGGCCCTGGCCAGGGCCCAGCGCGCGCAGACCGCGCGGACCCTCATCGAGACCACGGCCCTGCCGATGACGGAGCTGGCGCTGGCGGCCGGGTTCGGCAGCATCCGGGCGTTCAACGACACCGTCCGCGAGGTGTTCGCGCTGACCCCCAGCGAGCTGCGGCAGCGCGCGAAGGGCACGCCCTCGGCGGCGGCCGGCGCCATCGTGCTGCGGCTGCCGTACCGCAAGCCGCTGTGCCCGGACAACCTGTTCGGCCACCTCGTGGCGACCGGAGTGCCGGGGGTGGAGGAGTGGCGGGACGGCGCCTACCGCCGGACCCTGCGGCTCCCGCACGGCCACGGCGTGGTCGCGCTGCGGCCCGAGGACGGCCACATCGCCTGCCGGCTGAACCTGACCGACCTGCGCGACCTCCCCGCGGCGACCAGCCGCTGCCGCCGCCTGCTGGACCTCGACGCGGACCCGGTGGCCGTCGACGACCAGCTCGCCACCGACCCGCTGCTCGCCCCGCTCGTCGCGGCGGCGCCGGGCCGCCGGGTGCCGCGCACGGTCGACGGGGCCGAGTTCGCCGTCCGCGCCGTCCTCGGCCAGCAGGTCTCGACCGCGGCGGCCCGCACGCACGCGGCCCGGCTCGTCGTCGCGCACGGTGAACCGGTCGACGACCCCGAAGGCGGCCTGACGCACCTGTTCCCGTCCCCGGAGGCGCTGGCCTCGCTCGACCCGGAGACGCTGGCCATGCCGCGCAGCCGCCGCCGGACCCTGCTGGCGCTGGTCTCGGCGTTGACGGACGGCCTCGACCTCGGCGCGGGCAGCGACTGGGAAGCGGCCAGGGCCGCCCTCACCGCGTTGCCCGGCTTCGGACCGTGGACGGTCGAGAGCATCGCGATGCGCGCGCTCGGCGACCCGGACGCGTTCCTGCCCACCGACCTAGGTATCAAGTACGCGGCGGAGACCCTCGGCCTGGGCGGCCCGGCCGCCGTCGTCGCCCGGTCCGGGGCGTGGCGCCCCTGGCGCGCCTACGCCACCCAGCACCTGTGGGCCACCGGTGACCACGCGATCAACCGGATGCCCGCCGCTTAG